Proteins found in one Desulfobotulus pelophilus genomic segment:
- a CDS encoding TraB/GumN family protein: MNVQEPACKLPESDHLTILRHQDKTIYLLGTAHVSRNSAEETENLIRSCRPDTVSIELCASRHESLTSRDRWENMDILQVIREKKAFLLLSNLMLAAFQKRIADRMEIRPGEEMQRAMETAAETGAALHLADREVRITLARIWGKMGFMAKAKLLYQLLISGLEADSIQEEEIERLKNQDAMASLMKELAGTHPVLQDVLIDERDRYLAEKIRTAPGNTIVAIVGAGHVPGIIRYWETPVNLASLETTPPPAKTGKILKWLLPALILLLFAAGFFLGGKDTGMDMITFWFIANGVFAGIGAAASLAHPLTILTAIAAAPLTSLNPMVAAGWVAGLTEVFLRKPRVGDMQSLSRDITSMKGFWKNKATRILLVVVFTNLGSAVGTFVALPLMLRVLG; this comes from the coding sequence ATGAATGTTCAGGAACCCGCTTGCAAACTGCCGGAAAGTGACCATCTCACCATTCTCAGACATCAGGATAAAACCATCTATCTTTTGGGAACAGCCCATGTTTCCCGAAACAGTGCAGAAGAAACGGAAAACCTCATCCGGAGCTGCAGGCCGGATACCGTTTCCATTGAGCTGTGCGCTTCACGTCACGAATCCCTCACCTCCCGTGACCGCTGGGAAAACATGGATATTCTGCAGGTTATCCGTGAAAAAAAAGCCTTTCTTCTGCTTTCCAACCTCATGCTGGCCGCATTTCAGAAACGCATAGCCGACCGCATGGAAATCCGACCGGGTGAAGAGATGCAGCGGGCCATGGAAACCGCCGCAGAAACCGGAGCGGCCCTCCATCTGGCGGACAGAGAAGTCCGCATCACCCTCGCCCGGATCTGGGGTAAAATGGGCTTTATGGCTAAAGCCAAGCTTCTTTATCAATTACTCATATCAGGGCTGGAAGCCGATTCCATTCAGGAAGAAGAGATTGAAAGACTGAAGAATCAGGATGCCATGGCCTCCCTCATGAAAGAGCTGGCCGGCACCCATCCCGTTCTTCAGGATGTTCTGATAGATGAGAGAGACCGGTATCTTGCCGAAAAAATACGCACCGCTCCCGGAAATACTATTGTGGCCATTGTGGGAGCCGGTCATGTTCCGGGTATCATCCGGTACTGGGAAACGCCTGTGAATCTGGCTTCTCTGGAAACTACACCACCTCCGGCAAAAACCGGAAAAATTCTGAAATGGCTTCTCCCTGCCCTTATCCTGCTTCTCTTTGCAGCGGGCTTCTTTTTGGGTGGCAAAGATACGGGTATGGACATGATCACATTCTGGTTCATTGCCAACGGTGTCTTTGCCGGGATCGGAGCGGCCGCATCCCTCGCTCACCCCCTTACCATCCTGACAGCCATTGCCGCAGCGCCCCTCACATCCCTCAATCCCATGGTAGCGGCAGGGTGGGTCGCCGGACTTACGGAAGTTTTCCTGCGGAAACCCAGAGTGGGAGACATGCAGTCCCTAAGCCGTGACATCACCAGCATGAAAGGCTTCTGGAAAAACAAAGCCACAAGAATTCTTCTTGTGGTTGTTTTTACCAACCTGGGCAGTGCCGTGGGAACCTTTGTCGCCCTTCCCCTCATGCTCCGGGTTCTGGGTTAA
- a CDS encoding tetratricopeptide repeat protein, translating to MKPVLLFFMICGFLLNLNACGGRQVPPDPLWDAPAHRAARLGNEAYHKGCYIRAQNHYQAALEGYATADNAEGTILALNNIGNTYRMLQNREDAFACYEEALYRAQRINHPDLTQLTSANLISLLLDENRGTEARSALNRLDNRADIPGISRSEARLLDLEGKTFEAISFLENTISQTEDEERAGLYFTLGNILMHHEKTEKAQKAFTQALKLDKSAGRFSATASDLMALAHCDNLLGNHETAYDFARRAMEIWALIGADHEINNQKPFFMELAEKSGADTRVPLYFIDTWIRGRAVAGPCD from the coding sequence ATGAAACCCGTTTTATTATTTTTCATGATTTGTGGTTTCCTTCTCAACCTCAACGCCTGTGGCGGCAGACAGGTGCCGCCGGATCCCCTCTGGGATGCACCCGCACACAGGGCCGCCCGCCTGGGGAATGAAGCCTATCATAAAGGCTGCTACATCCGGGCACAAAACCATTATCAGGCCGCCCTTGAAGGCTATGCAACCGCTGATAATGCAGAAGGAACCATCCTTGCCCTTAATAATATTGGGAATACCTACCGCATGCTTCAGAACCGTGAAGATGCCTTTGCCTGCTACGAAGAAGCCCTTTACCGTGCCCAACGGATCAACCACCCTGACCTTACGCAGCTGACTTCGGCCAACCTCATCTCTCTGCTCCTCGACGAAAACCGGGGTACGGAAGCACGCAGTGCCCTGAACCGCCTTGACAACAGAGCCGACATTCCCGGTATCAGCCGATCGGAAGCGCGGCTGCTGGATCTTGAAGGAAAAACCTTTGAGGCCATATCCTTTCTTGAAAACACAATTTCCCAAACAGAAGATGAGGAAAGGGCAGGTCTTTATTTTACCCTTGGCAATATCCTGATGCATCATGAAAAGACGGAAAAAGCACAAAAAGCTTTTACACAGGCCCTGAAACTCGATAAAAGTGCAGGGCGTTTCAGTGCCACGGCTTCCGATCTTATGGCACTGGCCCACTGCGACAACCTTCTTGGTAATCATGAGACAGCCTATGATTTTGCCAGGCGGGCCATGGAAATATGGGCCCTGATCGGTGCGGACCATGAGATCAACAACCAGAAACCCTTTTTCATGGAACTTGCCGAAAAAAGTGGTGCCGATACCCGGGTCCCCCTTTATTTTATCGACACATGGATACGGGGAAGGGCCGTTGCAGGTCCCTGTGACTGA
- the trxB gene encoding thioredoxin-disulfide reductase: MDATPYDLIIIGGGPAGLTAGIYACRARMKTLLIEKMMPGGQIMITDWVENYPGFPEGIAGAELAERFSRQAEAFGLETAYEEVVSIRPAGDMKEVVLTDKSLYAKTLIIATGAFARKLGIPGEDAFYGRGVSFCATCDAPFFRDKTVVAIGGGDTAVQESLYLTRFVDRVFLVHRRDQLRATRILQERALSNPKITMVWDSVPEAILGGEQGLAAVKVRNVKTNETKDLAADGCFIWIGITPHTAFIKDTLALDEHGFIIVNERMETSVPGVFACGDARNTPLRQVATAVGDAAIAAVAAEHYLTM; the protein is encoded by the coding sequence ATGGATGCAACCCCATACGATCTCATCATCATCGGCGGTGGTCCTGCAGGACTGACAGCCGGTATTTACGCATGCAGGGCACGTATGAAAACCCTGCTCATTGAAAAAATGATGCCCGGTGGTCAAATCATGATCACGGACTGGGTAGAAAACTACCCCGGTTTCCCGGAGGGTATTGCCGGTGCGGAACTGGCAGAGCGCTTCTCCCGCCAGGCGGAGGCCTTTGGCCTTGAAACCGCCTATGAAGAGGTGGTGAGCATCCGTCCTGCAGGTGACATGAAAGAGGTGGTGCTGACCGACAAAAGCCTTTACGCAAAAACCCTGATCATCGCCACAGGAGCCTTTGCCAGAAAGCTTGGAATCCCCGGAGAAGATGCTTTTTATGGCAGAGGGGTCTCCTTCTGCGCCACATGTGACGCCCCCTTCTTCCGGGACAAAACCGTTGTGGCCATCGGAGGCGGTGACACCGCCGTGCAGGAATCTCTCTATCTTACCCGTTTTGTAGACAGAGTTTTTCTGGTTCACAGAAGAGACCAGCTCCGTGCCACACGGATTCTTCAGGAAAGAGCCCTTTCCAACCCGAAAATCACCATGGTCTGGGATTCAGTACCGGAAGCCATCCTTGGCGGGGAACAGGGTCTGGCCGCTGTAAAAGTACGAAATGTCAAAACCAACGAGACAAAGGATCTGGCTGCGGATGGATGTTTTATCTGGATTGGCATCACACCCCATACCGCGTTTATCAAAGACACGCTGGCTCTGGATGAACACGGCTTCATCATCGTGAATGAACGAATGGAAACATCTGTTCCAGGAGTCTTTGCATGCGGAGATGCCCGTAACACTCCGCTCAGACAGGTAGCCACCGCCGTAGGTGATGCGGCCATAGCTGCCGTAGCTGCGGAACACTACCTCACCATGTAG
- a CDS encoding outer membrane protein assembly factor BamD, translating to MKSKALSILFLIALCSLMTGCGLLGKQPEKTAPELLSEGREAFTNEKYRKSLESFQRLRDWYPFSEHATEATLRIADSHFALKEYAEAAVVYTEFERLHPTHPETPRAVFQLGMCHFERIDSVDRDQTAARNALYVFLRLQEDYHGSAYAEQAADKTAACRESLAGAELYVANYYFRTKAFVSAKNRVETLLRAYPDTPQAEEAEILLKRINRLIEDSDKE from the coding sequence ATGAAATCAAAAGCCCTTTCCATCCTTTTTCTTATTGCACTCTGTTCCCTCATGACAGGATGCGGTCTTCTGGGTAAACAACCCGAAAAAACTGCTCCGGAACTTCTCAGCGAAGGCAGGGAAGCCTTTACAAATGAGAAATACCGGAAATCCCTTGAAAGCTTTCAACGCCTGCGGGACTGGTATCCTTTCAGCGAGCACGCCACAGAAGCCACCCTGCGGATTGCAGACTCCCATTTTGCCCTGAAAGAGTATGCCGAAGCCGCCGTGGTTTACACAGAATTTGAGCGTCTGCACCCCACCCATCCGGAAACACCCAGAGCGGTGTTTCAGCTGGGTATGTGTCACTTTGAACGCATAGACTCCGTTGACAGGGATCAGACAGCGGCCCGGAATGCCCTTTACGTTTTCCTCCGGCTTCAGGAGGATTACCACGGCTCTGCCTATGCGGAACAGGCTGCAGACAAAACCGCGGCATGCCGTGAAAGTCTTGCGGGAGCGGAACTGTATGTAGCGAACTATTATTTCAGGACCAAAGCCTTTGTATCGGCCAAAAACCGGGTTGAAACCCTTTTGAGGGCCTATCCCGATACGCCTCAGGCTGAAGAAGCAGAAATTCTGCTCAAAAGGATCAACCGCCTCATTGAAGACAGTGATAAGGAATAG
- the purN gene encoding phosphoribosylglycinamide formyltransferase, translating to MKKKLAVAILLSGGGSNAQAIMDACKEGWLQAEICVVGSDRMEAGGLERAASMGVDHFVVDYKGILEHPDAASLFPVPRDFDVEAVLKKQSLFPKGHDMEKVRTFFTRRAAAERLLLDALLPYDIDLLVLAGFMRTLSPYFIDGIQREEQFPRIMNIHPALLPSFPGPDGYGDTWRHGCRIGGCTVHFVDYGEDSGPIVGQAAFSIFPEDSLEEVRRKGLEQEWSLYPACIQLYAEGRLVLEGRPGRDGKIRRVVVCS from the coding sequence ATGAAAAAGAAACTGGCGGTAGCTATCCTGCTGTCCGGCGGGGGCAGCAATGCTCAGGCCATCATGGATGCCTGTAAAGAGGGTTGGTTGCAGGCGGAGATTTGTGTTGTCGGGTCCGACCGCATGGAGGCCGGGGGCCTGGAGCGTGCTGCATCCATGGGCGTGGATCATTTTGTTGTGGATTACAAAGGGATACTGGAACATCCGGACGCGGCTTCCCTGTTTCCTGTTCCCCGTGATTTTGATGTGGAGGCTGTGTTGAAGAAGCAGAGTCTTTTTCCAAAGGGCCATGATATGGAAAAAGTCCGGACTTTTTTTACCCGAAGGGCCGCGGCCGAGCGTCTGCTGCTGGATGCACTTCTGCCCTATGATATCGATCTGCTGGTGCTGGCAGGATTCATGCGCACCCTTTCACCCTATTTTATTGATGGCATACAGAGGGAAGAACAGTTTCCCCGTATCATGAATATTCATCCGGCTCTCCTGCCGTCCTTTCCCGGACCGGATGGATACGGTGATACCTGGCGGCATGGTTGCAGGATAGGTGGATGCACCGTTCATTTTGTGGATTACGGGGAAGACTCCGGCCCCATTGTGGGGCAGGCGGCTTTTTCCATCTTTCCTGAAGACAGCCTGGAAGAGGTGAGGCGGAAAGGATTGGAGCAGGAGTGGTCACTTTATCCTGCCTGTATCCAGCTGTATGCGGAAGGGCGGCTTGTCCTTGAAGGCCGCCCTGGCCGGGATGGAAAAATACGCAGGGTTGTTGTCTGCTCTTAA
- a CDS encoding EAL and HDOD domain-containing protein: METFVARQPIFNQKKQIVAFELLFRNGMNNAMPEMDGDIASTQLLANSFLDIGMDTLTEGKKAFINFTENLLLQKIPLMLPSQSTVIEVLETVKPSEQIISACREMADKGYVLALDDFVHAPEWADMMQLARIIKLDFPTSSEDKIREIMAVKTAKPILFLAEKVETHEEFSKALAMGFSLFQGYFFCRPEIIRGRKIEGQTLNLLQISAEAANPDMDFDRMEALIHRDVGIAYTLLRYINSAFFKRIREITSIRQALVLLGTDEIRRFITIITFTKVSTGKPEALLKASCIRGKFCERMGAATQQPGLANSLFTLGMFSLLDAILDESMETIIAQLSLSRDIARALLYREGPLAPFLNLAIAYEKGDWAMVPAALSDVSLPETQVPGMYLEACEWSRNLPGL; this comes from the coding sequence ATGGAAACCTTTGTGGCCAGACAACCCATTTTCAATCAGAAAAAGCAGATTGTAGCCTTTGAACTGCTTTTCCGTAATGGAATGAACAACGCCATGCCAGAGATGGACGGTGATATCGCCTCTACACAGCTGCTGGCCAACAGTTTTCTTGATATCGGCATGGACACCCTCACAGAAGGGAAAAAAGCCTTTATCAACTTCACGGAAAATCTCCTGCTGCAGAAAATCCCCCTCATGCTGCCCAGCCAGAGCACGGTTATTGAAGTTCTTGAAACGGTAAAACCATCGGAACAGATCATCAGCGCCTGTCGGGAAATGGCGGATAAGGGCTACGTTCTTGCTCTGGACGACTTTGTTCATGCTCCGGAATGGGCAGATATGATGCAGCTTGCCCGCATCATCAAACTTGACTTTCCAACAAGCTCCGAAGATAAAATCCGTGAAATCATGGCGGTAAAAACCGCAAAACCCATTCTTTTTCTAGCTGAAAAAGTAGAAACCCATGAAGAATTCAGCAAAGCCCTTGCCATGGGCTTTTCCCTTTTTCAGGGATATTTTTTCTGCAGGCCGGAAATCATCCGTGGCAGAAAAATTGAGGGACAAACCCTCAACCTTCTTCAGATCAGCGCAGAAGCCGCTAACCCCGATATGGATTTTGACCGTATGGAAGCATTGATCCACAGAGATGTGGGCATTGCCTATACCCTGCTGCGATATATCAATTCTGCTTTTTTTAAGCGCATCCGTGAAATAACATCCATACGGCAGGCGCTTGTGCTGCTGGGTACCGATGAAATCCGCCGATTCATAACCATTATCACCTTTACCAAGGTAAGCACCGGCAAGCCGGAGGCTCTCCTCAAGGCCTCCTGCATCCGTGGAAAATTCTGTGAACGAATGGGAGCAGCAACCCAACAGCCGGGGCTGGCCAACAGCCTTTTTACCCTTGGCATGTTCTCCCTTCTTGATGCCATTCTCGATGAATCCATGGAAACCATCATCGCCCAGTTATCCCTTTCACGAGACATTGCCAGAGCCCTTCTTTACCGGGAAGGACCGCTGGCTCCCTTTCTGAATCTGGCCATAGCCTATGAGAAAGGCGACTGGGCCATGGTGCCTGCAGCCCTCTCCGATGTGAGTTTGCCGGAAACCCAAGTGCCGGGCATGTATCTGGAAGCCTGCGAATGGAGCAGAAACCTGCCAGGCCTCTGA
- a CDS encoding RelA/SpoT family protein: MIRINDIIDRILEYDPEADIDLVERAYIYSARVHDGQVRLSGEPYLTHPLEVTGILADLRLDTISVAAGLLHDVVEDTHATEEEIRQMFGAEVGHIVAGVTKISKLPFQTSEHRQAESIRKMILAMADDIRVILIKLADRLHNMRTLYFHKKKEKVMKISQETWDIYSPIAARLGMYQLKNELDDLAFRHLKPEAYAEIEAGIAKDREERENYVREVQSLIQTRMDESGLPADVTGRYKQIPSIYQKMVQQKLSLSEIYDLTAFRIILKTVPQCYEALGVIHSLWRPLPKKFKDYIGMPKPNMYQSLHTTVIGPYGERIEVQIRTWDMDRVAKSGIAAHWSYKEGKSADPNIARAFAWIQNLVENQEDYRDPHEFMENVRIDLFPDEVYVFTPRGEVKNLPKGATPVDFAYMIHTEVGEQCAGAKINGRMVPLSHEMRNGDIVEIITAKDHTPSKDWLNFVKTVRAKNRIRLWVKSQEKERSLSLGRELCEKTFRKRKLNFSSLVNTDAMLEVAQFFNFKTVEDLLANVGYGKVTPLQVLRRYAPSTEPESKGPSFIQKLISGRNRRKPRGEGVVVKGLDDILIRFGKCCQPVPGDAIIGYITQGQGVSVHHKNCPSVNRLNPDRYVDVDWAGDNSEYYPVKIQIHSHDRLGLLADMASAITRTGANILNAHTETGEDMEVSTFFTVGVTGRELLDKVLSALRQTRDVVDVRRLDM, encoded by the coding sequence ATGATTCGCATTAATGATATCATTGACAGGATTCTCGAATATGATCCTGAGGCGGATATTGACCTTGTGGAAAGGGCGTATATTTATTCCGCCCGGGTTCATGACGGGCAGGTTCGTCTTTCGGGAGAACCCTACCTGACCCATCCTCTGGAGGTAACGGGTATCCTTGCAGACTTGAGGCTGGATACGATCAGTGTGGCGGCGGGTCTTCTCCACGATGTTGTGGAAGATACCCATGCCACCGAAGAAGAAATCCGTCAGATGTTCGGTGCGGAGGTGGGGCATATTGTGGCGGGTGTTACCAAAATCAGCAAGCTTCCTTTTCAGACATCCGAACACAGGCAGGCGGAAAGTATCCGGAAGATGATTCTTGCCATGGCGGATGATATCCGCGTGATCCTGATTAAGCTGGCTGACCGCCTGCATAATATGCGTACCCTGTATTTCCATAAGAAAAAAGAAAAGGTTATGAAAATATCCCAGGAAACCTGGGATATTTATTCACCCATTGCAGCCCGTCTGGGGATGTATCAGCTAAAAAATGAATTAGATGACCTGGCGTTCCGCCATCTGAAGCCCGAAGCCTATGCGGAGATCGAGGCAGGCATTGCCAAGGACCGTGAGGAAAGGGAAAATTATGTCAGGGAGGTGCAGAGCCTGATCCAGACCCGGATGGATGAATCGGGGCTTCCTGCGGACGTAACGGGCCGGTATAAACAGATCCCCAGTATTTACCAGAAGATGGTGCAGCAGAAGCTGAGTCTCTCTGAGATTTATGACCTGACGGCATTCAGAATCATCCTGAAAACCGTTCCCCAGTGTTATGAGGCGCTGGGCGTTATTCATTCTCTTTGGCGTCCACTGCCTAAAAAGTTTAAAGATTATATCGGTATGCCCAAGCCCAATATGTATCAGAGCCTGCATACCACAGTAATTGGTCCCTATGGTGAGCGGATTGAGGTACAGATCCGCACCTGGGACATGGACAGGGTTGCTAAAAGCGGCATTGCCGCCCACTGGAGCTACAAAGAGGGAAAAAGTGCAGATCCTAATATTGCCAGGGCTTTTGCGTGGATCCAGAATCTCGTGGAGAATCAGGAAGATTACCGGGACCCCCATGAATTTATGGAGAATGTCCGAATTGATCTCTTTCCCGATGAGGTGTATGTGTTCACCCCCCGTGGCGAGGTGAAAAACCTCCCCAAGGGAGCGACTCCTGTGGATTTTGCCTATATGATCCATACGGAAGTTGGGGAGCAGTGCGCCGGTGCCAAGATCAATGGCCGCATGGTGCCGCTCAGCCATGAAATGCGTAACGGCGACATTGTGGAGATCATTACTGCCAAAGACCATACTCCCAGCAAGGACTGGTTGAATTTTGTCAAGACGGTGCGTGCCAAAAACCGTATCCGGCTGTGGGTGAAAAGTCAGGAAAAGGAACGCTCCCTTTCTTTGGGTCGTGAGCTTTGTGAAAAAACATTTCGTAAGCGCAAGCTGAACTTCAGTTCTTTGGTCAATACGGACGCCATGCTGGAAGTTGCACAGTTTTTTAATTTTAAAACAGTGGAAGATCTTCTCGCCAATGTAGGGTATGGCAAGGTAACACCCCTTCAGGTGCTGCGCAGGTATGCGCCGTCAACGGAACCAGAGAGTAAGGGGCCCTCTTTTATTCAAAAGCTGATCAGCGGCAGAAATCGCCGTAAGCCGAGAGGTGAAGGGGTTGTGGTCAAGGGGTTGGACGATATATTGATACGCTTTGGAAAGTGCTGCCAGCCTGTACCCGGAGATGCGATTATTGGTTACATTACCCAGGGGCAGGGGGTCAGTGTCCATCATAAAAACTGTCCCAGTGTAAACAGACTCAATCCGGACCGATATGTGGACGTGGACTGGGCGGGGGATAATTCAGAATATTACCCGGTAAAAATACAGATTCATTCCCATGACAGGCTTGGGCTGCTGGCGGATATGGCTTCGGCCATTACGAGGACTGGTGCCAATATTCTCAACGCCCATACGGAGACCGGAGAAGATATGGAGGTTTCCACATTCTTTACGGTGGGGGTTACGGGAAGAGAGCTTTTGGATAAGGTCCTTTCCGCTTTACGCCAGACCAGGGATGTGGTGGATGTGCGAAGGCTGGACATGTAA
- the trxA gene encoding thioredoxin, with the protein MAEGVLEIGDADFEKEVIQSDKPVLIDFWAPWCGPCRAMTPIIEDLAKKFEGKAKIAKCNVDDNPITPGKFGVKAIPTLIFFKDGNMVEQVTGMMAKPKIEELLNQMIG; encoded by the coding sequence ATGGCGGAAGGTGTTCTTGAAATTGGCGATGCGGATTTTGAAAAAGAAGTGATTCAATCGGACAAACCTGTCCTCATCGATTTCTGGGCTCCCTGGTGTGGTCCATGCAGAGCCATGACACCCATCATTGAAGATCTTGCCAAAAAATTCGAAGGCAAAGCCAAAATTGCCAAATGTAATGTGGATGACAACCCCATTACTCCCGGAAAATTTGGTGTGAAAGCCATTCCTACACTGATTTTCTTCAAAGACGGCAATATGGTTGAGCAGGTCACAGGCATGATGGCCAAGCCTAAAATTGAAGAGCTTCTGAATCAGATGATCGGATAA
- the rpmB gene encoding 50S ribosomal protein L28 produces the protein MSRECAICGKKPMVGNNISHAHNVNKRRFNPNLQSVRAVQNGSLKRIKVCTQCIKSGRVAKKG, from the coding sequence ATGTCCAGAGAATGTGCTATTTGTGGCAAAAAACCCATGGTCGGCAACAACATCAGCCATGCCCACAATGTCAACAAACGTCGTTTCAACCCCAACCTTCAGAGTGTGCGCGCCGTACAGAATGGTTCCCTCAAACGCATTAAGGTCTGCACACAGTGCATCAAATCAGGTCGTGTAGCCAAAAAGGGGTAA